A single genomic interval of Candidatus Oleimmundimicrobium sp. harbors:
- a CDS encoding bifunctional nuclease family protein translates to MIEMTIHTINLDSLTNQPVIILKDFSAHRFLPIWIGQFEATAILMELKQLKNPRPLTYDLLYSLLAKLEIKVDKVEINDLKEGTFYAKLHLLQEGVELEVDARPSDAIALAVRASSPILVAEKVLQKASVVIDKEKEEEMERFRTFLETISPDDFSE, encoded by the coding sequence ATGATTGAGATGACCATACATACAATAAACTTAGATTCCTTGACCAATCAACCCGTGATAATCTTAAAAGATTTTTCTGCGCATAGGTTTTTGCCCATTTGGATTGGGCAATTCGAGGCAACCGCAATTTTAATGGAATTAAAACAACTAAAAAATCCACGCCCTCTTACCTACGATCTCTTATATTCTCTCCTCGCAAAATTAGAGATAAAGGTAGATAAAGTTGAAATAAATGACCTTAAAGAAGGTACTTTCTACGCAAAATTACATCTCCTTCAAGAAGGAGTAGAGCTAGAAGTTGATGCCCGTCCCAGTGACGCAATAGCTCTTGCGGTTAGGGCAAGCTCTCCTATTTTAGTCGCCGAAAAAGTTCTCCAAAAAGCTTCCGTCGTCATAGATAAAGAGAAGGAAGAAGAGATGGAGAGGTTTAGAACTTTTTTGGAGACTATAAGCCCCGATGATTTCAGCGAATAA
- a CDS encoding sensor domain-containing diguanylate cyclase: MKKEEKGLQKILQEAQDELSEIRAELSRKQKELEMIYRTVKDIHSTLDIKEIAHIIKEILNKVLGLDFYSLMVYDKLEKDFVFQTGKGFSKSVQEQILKQAREHKTDQPEGFSFSTEKKTASKEKHSIRCMSLYAHNCLVGEFCTLMENLNSLSEEDFELITVVATQMAIAVENSILYEMTKRLATTDGLTGLYNYRYFRNKLSGELSRASRYNRPLSLIMLDLDDFKSYNDTYGHPQGDKLLRKIAKILTGNCRGSDIVARYGGEEFVVILPETDEQGAFSVAEKVRQAVKEYRFIDGQKRNKHITISLGVAQNSDKLSGPKDLVKKADEALYKSKQEGKNRTTVGSDI, encoded by the coding sequence ATGAAAAAAGAGGAAAAGGGATTACAAAAAATTTTACAGGAAGCTCAGGATGAGCTCAGTGAGATAAGAGCCGAGCTTTCTAGAAAACAAAAAGAACTGGAAATGATTTACAGAACCGTAAAAGACATTCACTCAACGCTGGACATAAAAGAAATAGCGCATATTATAAAAGAAATTCTCAACAAAGTTTTAGGGCTTGATTTTTACTCTTTAATGGTTTACGACAAGCTTGAAAAGGATTTTGTTTTTCAAACGGGAAAAGGTTTCTCCAAAAGCGTGCAAGAGCAAATATTAAAACAGGCTCGAGAACATAAAACAGATCAGCCAGAGGGTTTCAGTTTTTCTACCGAAAAAAAGACGGCTTCAAAAGAAAAACATTCTATTAGGTGTATGTCTCTTTACGCGCACAATTGTTTGGTGGGAGAGTTTTGTACATTAATGGAAAATCTGAATAGTTTGTCAGAGGAAGATTTTGAACTGATAACGGTGGTTGCAACTCAAATGGCCATAGCTGTTGAAAACTCTATTCTTTATGAAATGACCAAAAGACTTGCCACAACAGATGGGCTAACAGGTTTATATAATTACAGATATTTTAGAAACAAATTGAGTGGAGAATTAAGCAGAGCGAGTCGCTATAACAGGCCCCTCTCTCTCATCATGCTCGATTTAGACGATTTCAAGAGTTACAATGATACTTATGGCCATCCGCAAGGGGATAAACTTCTTCGAAAAATTGCAAAAATTTTGACTGGAAACTGTCGTGGAAGCGATATAGTGGCAAGATACGGAGGCGAAGAGTTTGTCGTCATCTTGCCGGAAACAGACGAACAGGGGGCATTCAGCGTTGCTGAGAAAGTTAGGCAAGCTGTAAAGGAATATCGCTTTATTGACGGACAAAAAAGAAACAAGCATATAACCATTAGTCTTGGAGTTGCCCAAAACTCTGATAAATTATCGGGCCCGAAGGACTTAGTTAAAAAAGCCGATGAAGCGCTTTATAAGTCCAAACAAGAAGGAAAAAATCGCACCACGGTAGGAAGCGATATCTAA
- a CDS encoding archease — protein sequence MAKTKQFDILEHTADVGLAAYGRSLKEVFENAAVGMFSLVADLNKVGDSFSCELKVENEDREGLLVEWLNELIYVSEVQEVILKKFNITHLEEDGRFLTAKAYGEKIDLSRHQIKTQIKACTYHNLKIEKNKIWEARVIFDI from the coding sequence ATGGCCAAAACTAAGCAGTTTGATATTTTAGAACACACAGCAGACGTTGGTTTGGCTGCATATGGCCGAAGCCTTAAAGAGGTTTTTGAAAATGCCGCAGTGGGAATGTTTAGTTTAGTGGCGGATTTAAACAAAGTTGGCGACAGCTTTTCTTGTGAGTTAAAAGTTGAGAACGAAGACAGAGAAGGTTTACTTGTTGAGTGGTTAAACGAGCTTATCTATGTTTCCGAAGTTCAAGAAGTTATTCTTAAGAAATTTAACATTACCCACCTGGAAGAAGACGGTCGATTTTTAACGGCCAAAGCTTATGGCGAAAAAATTGATTTAAGCCGTCACCAAATAAAAACACAAATCAAAGCCTGCACATATCATAATTTAAAAATAGAAAAAAACAAGATTTGGGAAGCCCGAGTGATATTTGATATTTAG
- a CDS encoding RtcB family protein, which yields MANYLEKVGPYSFKIPKSYRKGMRVPGIIYADDELLLLAKDDKALEQVINVAFLPGIVKASFAMPDIHRGYGFPIGGVAATDVKKDGTISPGGVGFDISCGVRLLKTNILASEAAPLLKNLMHELSRSIPKGVGRHGEIILNQNEMKEVLATGVGWVVKQGYAWEKDLICIEEKGCLGEANPDKVSKRAFERGHNQLGTLGAGNHFIEVQEVIEVYDEQVAEAFGLFKKQLVVSIHSGSRGFGHQVCSDYIKVMNKVVKKLGFELPDRQLSCAPVSSAEGKDYYAAMACAANYAMANRQFLTYWTRQSFENIFKKSAEALGMTLLYDVSHNLAKFENHMVDGKNVRLCVHRKGATRAFGPNLLPKYSPYHKIGQPVIIPGDMGRASYILVGTNESENEAFSSTCHGAGRVMSRSEAKRKIKVAQLKKELAEKGVVVEAGHDALLVEEAPEAYKDVSKVVAVCDGAKLSKKVVKLKPLGVLKG from the coding sequence ATGGCTAACTATTTAGAGAAAGTTGGTCCATACAGTTTTAAGATTCCCAAAAGCTATCGAAAAGGAATGCGTGTGCCCGGCATCATTTATGCCGACGACGAGCTGCTTTTGTTAGCTAAAGACGACAAGGCTCTTGAGCAAGTAATAAATGTTGCATTTTTGCCCGGTATTGTAAAAGCTTCTTTTGCTATGCCCGATATTCATCGGGGATATGGGTTTCCAATTGGAGGGGTAGCTGCAACAGATGTAAAAAAAGATGGGACTATTTCTCCCGGCGGGGTCGGTTTTGACATAAGCTGTGGCGTGAGACTCTTAAAGACAAACATTCTTGCCTCTGAGGCAGCTCCATTGCTAAAAAACTTAATGCACGAACTTTCAAGAAGCATCCCCAAAGGTGTTGGCAGACACGGCGAGATAATCCTCAACCAAAACGAAATGAAAGAGGTTTTGGCAACAGGGGTAGGTTGGGTTGTTAAGCAAGGCTATGCATGGGAGAAAGACTTGATTTGCATTGAAGAGAAGGGCTGTTTGGGCGAGGCTAATCCAGACAAAGTTAGCAAGCGCGCTTTTGAGCGGGGGCACAATCAGCTTGGCACTTTGGGTGCGGGAAACCATTTTATAGAAGTTCAAGAGGTAATCGAGGTATATGATGAACAGGTTGCTGAGGCCTTCGGTCTTTTTAAGAAACAGCTTGTTGTTTCAATACACTCCGGCTCACGCGGGTTTGGGCACCAGGTATGCAGCGATTATATTAAAGTAATGAATAAAGTTGTGAAAAAGCTGGGATTTGAGCTGCCAGATAGACAGCTATCATGTGCTCCGGTTTCTTCAGCGGAAGGTAAAGATTATTATGCCGCAATGGCTTGCGCGGCTAACTACGCCATGGCGAACAGGCAGTTTTTAACCTACTGGACAAGACAATCATTTGAGAATATTTTTAAAAAGAGTGCAGAGGCATTGGGTATGACTCTTTTATATGATGTGTCACATAACCTTGCGAAGTTTGAAAATCATATGGTAGACGGGAAAAACGTGCGTTTATGTGTCCATCGCAAGGGAGCGACAAGAGCTTTTGGCCCTAATCTTTTGCCAAAATATTCGCCTTATCATAAAATAGGACAACCTGTAATTATCCCCGGGGATATGGGTCGAGCATCTTATATTCTTGTGGGAACAAATGAGTCGGAGAATGAGGCTTTTAGTTCAACATGTCATGGGGCCGGTAGGGTGATGAGCCGCTCCGAAGCGAAGAGAAAAATTAAAGTGGCCCAACTAAAAAAGGAGCTTGCCGAAAAAGGCGTGGTGGTTGAAGCCGGGCATGACGCCCTTCTTGTTGAAGAAGCGCCTGAAGCGTATAAAGATGTTAGTAAAGTAGTAGCTGTTTGCGATGGAGCGAAACTTTCTAAAAAAGTTGTGAAACTCAAACCCTTAGGGGTTTTGAAAGGGTGA